The following are encoded together in the Streptococcus oralis genome:
- the ileS gene encoding isoleucine--tRNA ligase, with product MKLKETLNLGKTDFPMRAGLPTKEPVWQKEWEEAKLYQRRQELNQGKPHFTLHDGPPYANGNIHVGHAMNKISKDIIVRSKSMSGFYAPYIPGWDTHGLPIEQVLAKQGVKRKEMDLVEYLKLCREYALSQVDKQREDFKRLGVSGDWENPYVTLTPDYEAAQIRVFGEMAKKGYIYRGAKPVYWSWSSESALAEAEIEYHDLLSTSLYYANRVKDGKGVLDTDTYIVVWTTTPFTITASRGLTVGADIDYVLVQPAGESRKFVVASELLNSLSEKFGWADVQVLATYRGQELNHIVTVHPWDTAVDELVILGDHVTTDSGTGIVHTAPGFGEDDYNVGVANGLEVAVTVNERGIMMENAGPEFAGQFYDKVVPTVIEKLGDLLLAQEEISHSYPFDWRTKKPIIWRAVPQWFASVSKFRQEILDEIEKVKFHSEWGKVRLYNMIRDRGDWVISRQRAWGVPLPIFYAEDGTAIMTAETIEHVAQLFEEHGSIIWWERDAKDLLPEGFTHPGSPNGEFKKETDIMDVWFDSGSSWNGVVVNRPELKYPADLYLEGSDQYRGWFNSSLITSVANHGVAPYKQILSQGFALDGKGEKMSKSLGNTIAPSDVEKQFGAEILRLWVTSVDSSNDVRISMDILSQVSETYRKIRNTLRFLIANTSDFNPAQDAVAYDELRSVDKYMTIRFNQLVKTIRDAYANFEFLTIYKALVNFINVDLSAFYLDFAKDVVYIEGAKSLERRQMQTVFYDILVKITKLLTPILPHTAEEIWSYLEFEAEDFVQLSELPEAQTFANQEEILDTWAAFMDFRGQAQKALEEARNAKVIGKSLEAHLTVYPNEVVKTLLGAVDSNVAQLLIVSELTIAEGTAPEGAVSFEDVAFTVERAAGEVCDRCRRIDPTTAERSYHAVICDHCANIVEENFADAVAEGFEAK from the coding sequence ATATTATTGTTCGTTCGAAATCTATGTCTGGATTTTACGCCCCTTATATTCCAGGTTGGGATACACATGGATTGCCAATCGAGCAAGTCTTGGCTAAACAAGGTGTTAAACGCAAAGAAATGGACTTGGTTGAGTACTTGAAACTTTGCCGCGAGTACGCTCTTTCTCAAGTAGATAAACAACGTGAAGACTTTAAACGATTGGGTGTTTCTGGTGACTGGGAAAATCCTTATGTGACTTTGACTCCGGACTATGAAGCGGCTCAGATCCGTGTCTTCGGAGAAATGGCTAAGAAAGGCTACATCTACCGTGGTGCCAAGCCAGTTTACTGGTCTTGGTCATCTGAATCAGCTCTTGCTGAAGCGGAAATTGAATACCATGACTTGCTTTCAACTTCCCTTTACTATGCTAACCGCGTCAAAGACGGAAAAGGTGTTCTAGATACGGATACTTATATTGTCGTATGGACCACTACACCATTTACTATCACAGCATCTCGTGGTTTGACAGTTGGAGCAGATATTGATTATGTATTGGTACAACCAGCTGGTGAATCTCGTAAGTTTGTAGTTGCTTCAGAATTGTTGAACAGTTTGTCTGAGAAATTTGGCTGGGCTGATGTGCAAGTCTTGGCAACCTACCGTGGTCAAGAATTGAATCACATCGTAACAGTCCACCCATGGGATACAGCTGTAGATGAGTTGGTGATCCTTGGTGACCACGTTACGACTGACTCTGGTACTGGTATTGTCCATACAGCCCCTGGTTTTGGTGAGGACGACTACAATGTTGGTGTTGCCAACGGCCTTGAAGTTGCTGTAACAGTTAACGAACGCGGTATTATGATGGAAAATGCTGGTCCTGAATTTGCGGGTCAGTTCTATGACAAGGTTGTGCCGACTGTTATCGAAAAACTGGGTGATTTACTCCTTGCTCAGGAAGAAATTTCTCACTCATACCCATTTGACTGGCGTACCAAGAAACCAATCATCTGGCGAGCTGTTCCACAGTGGTTTGCTTCTGTATCTAAATTCCGCCAAGAAATCTTGGATGAAATTGAAAAAGTGAAGTTCCACTCAGAATGGGGGAAAGTTCGTCTTTACAATATGATTCGTGACCGTGGTGACTGGGTTATCTCTCGTCAACGTGCTTGGGGAGTTCCGCTTCCAATCTTCTACGCAGAAGATGGTACAGCTATCATGACAGCTGAAACGATTGAACATGTAGCTCAACTCTTTGAGGAACACGGTTCTATCATCTGGTGGGAACGTGATGCTAAGGACCTCTTGCCAGAAGGATTTACTCATCCAGGTTCACCAAATGGCGAGTTCAAAAAAGAAACAGATATCATGGACGTATGGTTTGACTCAGGTTCATCATGGAATGGAGTAGTGGTCAACCGTCCAGAACTCAAATACCCAGCAGATCTTTACCTTGAAGGTTCTGACCAATACCGTGGTTGGTTTAACTCATCACTTATCACATCTGTTGCCAACCATGGCGTTGCTCCATATAAACAAATCTTGTCACAAGGTTTTGCCCTTGATGGTAAAGGTGAGAAGATGTCTAAATCTCTTGGGAATACCATTGCTCCAAGTGATGTTGAAAAACAATTTGGTGCGGAAATCTTGCGTCTCTGGGTAACAAGTGTGGACTCAAGCAACGATGTGCGTATCTCTATGGATATCTTGAGCCAAGTCTCTGAAACTTACCGTAAGATCCGGAACACACTTCGTTTCTTGATTGCTAACACTTCTGACTTTAACCCAGCTCAAGACGCAGTGGCTTACGATGAGCTTCGTTCGGTTGATAAGTACATGACCATCCGCTTTAACCAGCTTGTCAAGACCATTCGTGATGCTTATGCCAACTTTGAATTCTTGACAATTTACAAGGCCTTGGTGAACTTTATCAACGTTGACTTGTCAGCCTTCTACCTTGACTTCGCTAAAGACGTTGTTTACATCGAAGGTGCCAAATCACTCGAACGCCGTCAAATGCAAACTGTCTTCTATGACATTCTTGTGAAAATCACCAAACTCTTGACACCAATCCTTCCTCACACTGCAGAGGAAATCTGGTCATATCTTGAGTTTGAAGCTGAAGACTTTGTTCAATTGTCTGAATTACCAGAGGCTCAAACTTTTGCCAACCAAGAAGAAATCTTGGATACATGGGCAGCTTTCATGGATTTCCGAGGACAAGCTCAAAAAGCCTTGGAAGAAGCGCGTAATGCAAAAGTTATCGGGAAATCGCTTGAAGCACACTTGACAGTTTATCCAAATGAAGTGGTGAAAACTCTTCTTGGAGCAGTGGATAGCAATGTAGCTCAACTTTTGATCGTGTCAGAATTGACCATCGCTGAAGGTACAGCTCCAGAAGGCGCAGTTAGCTTTGAGGATGTTGCCTTTACAGTTGAACGCGCTGCAGGTGAAGTTTGTGACCGTTGCCGTCGTATCGACCCAACAACAGCAGAACGCAGCTACCATGCAGTCATCTGTGACCACTGTGCAAACATCGTAGAAGAAAACTTTGCGGATGCAGTTGCAGAAGGATTTGAAGCCAAATAA